In Helianthus annuus cultivar XRQ/B chromosome 8, HanXRQr2.0-SUNRISE, whole genome shotgun sequence, a single genomic region encodes these proteins:
- the LOC110870219 gene encoding uncharacterized protein At1g43920, Chloroplastic-like — MAVCVNCGSPTIIKTSWASANPGRKFFCCITRRRGCGFVDWEEGPSCERAVEVFRHFAVVAYQVRDCEEEALRMASEIRHHQEQALGMAVKYTRMKMILMFSGGFFFILYVVFH, encoded by the coding sequence ATGGCCGTATGCGTTAATTGTGGTTCTCCAACAATTATCAAGACTTCGTGGGCCTCTGCAAACCCTGGACGGAAGTTCTTCTGCTGCATTACTCGACGGAGGGGATGTGGGTTTGTGGATTGGGAAGAGGGTCCATCGTGTGAAAGGGCAGTTGAAGTCTTTCGACATTTTGCGGTTGTGGCTTATCAAGTTAGGGACTGTGAAGAAGAAGCTTTAAGGATGGCATCTGAAATTAGGCACCATCAAGAACAAGCTTTAGGGATGGCAGTGAAGTATACAAGAATGAAGATGATCTTAATGTTTAGCGGGGGTTTTTTTTTCATCTTATATGTTGTTTTTCACTGA
- the LOC110873140 gene encoding CAP-Gly domain-containing linker protein 1 isoform X2, whose protein sequence is MAANTDSASSPAAAAPLSLKENITPINSKIAELSESRAELLNRIQNLKNDLQSWRSKLDTQVKSYRDELSDLKKTLNVEVDQLRSEFQELRTTLQQQQEDVTVSLKNLGLQDVSEDVQDIQGSKVDGENV, encoded by the exons ATGGCTGCCAACACCGATTCTGCTTCATCACCAGCTGCCGCTGCACCCCTCTCCTTA AAAGAGAACATCACACCGATTAATTCAAAGATCGCG gaGTTGAGTGAATCACGTGCGGAGCTGCTTAATAGAATTCAGAATCTGAAGAAT gATCTTCAAAGTTGGAGGTCTAAGTTGGATACTCAAGTTAAGAGCTACCGTGAT GAGCTTTCAGACCTTAAGAAAACTCTCAATGTGGAAGTAGACCAGCTTCGATCT GAATTCCAAGAACTAAGAACCACTCTACAGCAGCAACAAGAAGATGTAACCGTTAGTTTAAAGAACTTGGGG CTGCAGGATGTCTCGGAAGATGTTCAAGACATCCAAGGTTCAAAAGTCGACGGAGAGAACGTGTAA
- the LOC110873140 gene encoding CAP-Gly domain-containing linker protein 1 isoform X1 yields MAANTDSASSPAAAAPLSLKKENITPINSKIAELSESRAELLNRIQNLKNDLQSWRSKLDTQVKSYRDELSDLKKTLNVEVDQLRSEFQELRTTLQQQQEDVTVSLKNLGLQDVSEDVQDIQGSKVDGENV; encoded by the exons ATGGCTGCCAACACCGATTCTGCTTCATCACCAGCTGCCGCTGCACCCCTCTCCTTA aaGAAAGAGAACATCACACCGATTAATTCAAAGATCGCG gaGTTGAGTGAATCACGTGCGGAGCTGCTTAATAGAATTCAGAATCTGAAGAAT gATCTTCAAAGTTGGAGGTCTAAGTTGGATACTCAAGTTAAGAGCTACCGTGAT GAGCTTTCAGACCTTAAGAAAACTCTCAATGTGGAAGTAGACCAGCTTCGATCT GAATTCCAAGAACTAAGAACCACTCTACAGCAGCAACAAGAAGATGTAACCGTTAGTTTAAAGAACTTGGGG CTGCAGGATGTCTCGGAAGATGTTCAAGACATCCAAGGTTCAAAAGTCGACGGAGAGAACGTGTAA